The following is a genomic window from Bacteroidales bacterium.
GGTCCGCCATTTCCTTTGTATCCGAAACGGTTGGCTGGTACCTGAAAAAAGTATTCAAACAGGGCTATTCCCCAGCTGATAAGAATTACGGCCAGCAACGGAAGCGTGCTGAATCCTTTCATGTCCTTGAATTTCAGATGGCCGTACCATGCCAGGGTCATAAATGTATTCGACAGCAGGAGAAGTCCTATTGTATAGGCAGATTTCATTGGGGTCCTTAAAAGTGGGCGCAAAGATAGTGCTTTTCAGAGCCGGATAATATTTTCCTGATCAGGCAGCTTTCTTTTCTTACCTTCTCAGCCTTTTTAAAAGGGCGTGCGTCTCAATCCAGTAAATATCCAAACTCCCGTTTACCGGTAAACCTGTCCCCGGTAGAGATCCGGCTGAGAAAGCTGAAGCCTGGAGGCGGGGATCTATCAGCGCAGCAGGATCGTTGATCTGACGCGGATTGCCATTGGTGGCAAAAAAGAAATACTTGCCGCCGGGAGTGATGTGCGGTGAATATTCATTACCGGAGGTATTGATCTCCGGTCCAGGGTTGACAGGCTGGCTCCAGTTGTCATCCTCGTCACGGAAACTGATATAGTAATCGCTTTGCCCGAAAGATGAATCGCTCCTTATGGCGCAAAAGACCAGGTAACGCTCATCAGGGGAGATGCAGGCATTGAACGGGTATTCAGGACCGTTTATGATT
Proteins encoded in this region:
- a CDS encoding DMT family protein; translation: MKSAYTIGLLLLSNTFMTLAWYGHLKFKDMKGFSTLPLLAVILISWGIALFEYFFQVPANRFGYKGNGGPFTLVELKVIQEVITLVVFMLFTLMVFRNETFRINHLIGFVFLILAVYFVFKK